From the Streptomyces sp. NBC_00390 genome, the window TCCGCCCGGAGCGAGGCTGGCACCTCCGCGCGTCATCGGCGCGAATTCGGGGTGAACGCCCTGTGGGTTCACCCGCCCGGTCGCAGGCGGTGACCACTACCGGGCGTCCAGTCACCGGGAAGCAGACGGGCGAAGCGGCCAGAAACCGAACATTGGCCGGAATCCCCTCATGGAGCGGCCGGTTCCAGGAACCCCTCCTCCACCAACAGTCGTAGCGCCTGCGGCGTACGGTCACGCAGCAGCACCGGGTCCTCGTCGATCAACTGGGCGATCGCGTCGAGAATCCGCCCGGCGGTCAGCGTCCCGTCGCACACCCCCGCGAACCCGGCCGCGACCGTGTCGACCTTGGTGGCGCGGCGCATACCGCGGTTCTGCCGCAGGACCACATGCTCGGGGTCCTCCGCGCCCGGCAGCCCGACCTGCTCCTGAACGACCTCCGGGGCCAGCCGGAAGCGCCCGGCGAGCAGGTCCGCGTCATCATGCGTGCGCAGATAGTCCTGCCGGTCGAAGTGCGCGCGCACGCTCGGCCCGAGCGGCTGCTCGACGGGATGCGGCCACTCCTCGGCGACGATCGACGGCTGATCGGAGCCGGACTTGCGCAGCGTGATCCACCCGAAGCCGACCGCCTTGGTCTTGCGCCGCTCGAAGTCGTCCAGCCATGCGTCGTACCGCGCCGCGTACTGCGCAGGGTCGGCGCGGTGGTCCCCGCTGTCGCGCAGCCACAGTTCGGCGTACTGCGTCACGTCCTGCACCTCGCGCTGCACGATCCATGCGTCACAGCCGCGCGGCACCCACGAGCGCAGCCGCTCCTGCCAGTCCTCCCCCGCCATGTGCTGCCAGTTGGCGAGGAACTGCGCATACCCACCGTCGTTCAGCCTCGCGCCTGCCTGCTGAACGAGCGTGCGGCACAGATCGTCCCCGCCCATCCCGCCGTCCCGGTAGGTCAGCCGGGCACCGGGAGAGATCACGAAGGGCGGGTTCGACACGATCAGGTCGTACATGTCGTCCCCGACAGGCTCGAAGAGCGAGCCCTCGCGCAGATCGGCCGGCTGCGCGCCGGAGAGCGCGAGCGTGAGCCGGGTGAAGTCCAGCGCGCGCGGGTTGAGATCGGTGGCCGTCACCCGCGTCGCATGCTGGGTGGCATGGAGCGCCTGGATGCCGGAACCGGTGCCCAGGTCGAGCGCGGCTGTCACGGGCGTACGCACGGTGATGCCGGCGAGCGTGGTGGAGGCACCGCCGACCCCGAGGACGACGCCTTCTCCCTGACCGCTCGCGCCGCCCGCGCCGCCGACCGCGCAGCCGAGGTCGGACACGATGAACCAGTCCTGGCCTTCCGGGCCGCCGTACGGCCGGACGTCCACGGTGGCCCGGATCTCGTCACCGTCCCGCACCGTCCAGCCGTCGGCGAGACACACCTCCAGCGGCAGCGCCGCCCGCGCGCGCTCGTACGGCACGGGGCGCTGGAGGAGAAACAGCCGTACGAGCGTCTCCAGGGCGCTGTCGCCGCGGGTGGCGCGCAGGGCGGGCACGGTCTCGCTGCGGGCCAGCGCGGCATAGGCGGGAGCGCCGAGCAGATCGAGCAGCCCGTCGGCGGTGAATGCGGCGGCGAGCAGAGCTTCGCGGAGTTGGGGCGAGTGGTCGGGCGCGGGAAGTCTGGTCGTACTCACCCGCCCATTGTGGCCGTAGCCACTGACAAGCGCCGCACGGCCCGGGCCCGGTACTCAGGCCCGGGCCCGGGCCGTGTGGTCTGCTCGTGGTGTGCGCCTGCCGGTGCGCTGGTTACGACTTGGCGGACGCCTTGGGTGACTCCTTCGCGGAAGCCTTCCCGGACCGGGATGCCGAGGGGGACGGGGCGGCCTCGGTCTTGCCCGGCGACGGGGCGGAGGAGGCGCCCGCTGCGGGGCTGGACGTCTTGACGCTCTTGCAGCCCGGCTGCTGTGCCACTGCCTGGCCGACCTCGCTCTTCGTCAGCTTGTCCAGCGCGGCGGTGTCCATGCGGCCGATCCTCTTCAGACCGTCCGCGACCTCCGCCAGACCGTCGGCGAACTTCTGCTGGTCCTTGGCGTCGAGGGCGTCGACCTTCTTCTTCAGCTCGAGATACGCCTTGGCCGCCGCGTCGAACTCCTTGGCCACGTCCTGCTGGAGCTGCTCACCGTTCTCGATCGGAGGCGCGCCTGCGTCCCTGGCCGCCGCCGCGAGCGCCTTGCCCACTTGGGCGAAGTCCTGGAATGCCTTGGAGTCGGCGGCCTGGATGTCGGCCGGCTTGCCGTCGGCGGCCGTCGCGGCGATGGACTGCTGGGCCGCGGCCCTCTTCTGGAACTGCGGCTGGGCCTGGTCGCAGAACGTCTTGGCCCAGGCATCCACCTTGTCGTCGCCGTCGCCCGTGCAGCCCGACAGCGCCAGTACCAGTACCGCACCGCCGGACAGTGCGGCTGCAAGCTTCTTGTTCACCGGATCGGTCCCTTCCAAGGCTCTCGGCCCCGGAAGATACACGCCAAGCGGGCGACAGCCGCATGCAGTACGTCCGGTGCATGGGCTATTGAAGCCATTTGCACCAAGGGAGACAAGGCTCACCCGGACGGGCGAACGGGCGGGCAGACGCGTCGATCCGCGCTGCCCGCCCGCCCTTTGAGCCGACGTCAGGAAACCACCGCAGGATCGGGCGACTTGGCGTTCCGCTCCGCGGAGTTGCCTTCGTCACCCACTGCGATACCGCGCCGCTTGGAGACGTACACGGAGCCGACGATGATCAGGATCGCAACAACCGCGACCACCGCCCGTACGCCCGCGCTGGCGTCGTCCCCGTAGCTGAACTGGACGACCGCGGGGGCGATCAGCAGCGCCACGAGGTTCATCACCTTCAGCAGGGGGTTGATGGCAGGACCCGCGGTGTCCTTGAACGGGTCACCCACCGTGTCACCGATGACCGTCGCGGCGTGCGCCTCGCTTCCCTTGCCGCCGTGGTGACCGTCCTCGACCAGCTTCTTGGCGTTGTCCCACGCGCCACCGGAGTTGGCGAGGAAGACAGCCATGAGTGTGCCGGTGCCGATCGCGCCGGCGAGGAACGAGCCGAGCGCCCCGACTCCGAGCGAGAAGCCGATCGCGATCGGGGTCAGTACGGCGAGCAGGCCGGGTGTGGTCAGTTCGCGCAGGGCATCCTTGGTGCAGATGTCGACGACGCGCCCGTACTCCGGCTTCTCGGAGTAGTCCATGATCCCGGGGTGCTCGCGGAACTGCCGCCGCACCTCGTAGACCACCGCGCCCGCGGAGCGGGACACCGCGTTGATGGCGAGCCCGGAGAAGAGGAAGACGACCGCGGCGCCGAGGATCAGTCCCACCAGGTTGTTGGGCTGGGAGATGTCCATCACCAGGTTCATCGGTGCGCCGTCGCCGACCTTCTCGCCGACTTCCCGGGCCGCGGTCGCGATGGCGTCGCGGTACGAGCCGAAGAGTGCCGCTGCCGCGAGAACGGCGGTGGCGATGGCGATGCCCTTGGTGATGGCCTTGGTGGTGTTGCCGACCGCGTCCAGGTCGGTGAGGACCTGGGCGCCGGCACCCGTGACGTCGCCGGACATCTCGGCGATGCCCTGGGCGTTGTCGGAGACCGGGCCGAAGGTGTCCATGGCGACGATGACGCCGACGGTGGTGAGCAGGCCGGTACCGGCCAGCGCCACCGCGAAGAGCGCCAGAATGATCGACGTACCACCGAGCAGGAACGCGCCGTAGACGCCGAGGCCGATCAACAGCGCGGTATAGACGGCGGATTCGAGGCCGATGGAGATACCGGCGAGCACGACGGTCGCGGGTCCGGTGAGCGAGGACTTGCCGATGTCGCGGACAGGACGCCGGTTGGTCTCGGTGAAGTACCCGGTCAGCTGCTGGATCAGCGCGGCCAGCACGATGCCGATGGCGACGGCGACAAGCGCGAAAATGCGCGGGTCTCCGTCGTGCGCCCGGACCGCGGCATCGGAGACACCGTCCAACTCGGCGTACGAGGACGGCAGATAGATAAACGCCGCGAGCGCGACCAGGGCGAGCGAGATCGCCGCGGAGATGAAGAATCCGCGGTTGATGGCCGTCATTCCGCTGCGGTCGGCGCGCCGCGGGGCGACCGCGAAGATACCGATCATCGCGGTGACCACGCCGATCGCCGGGACGATCAGCGGGAAGGCGAGTCCGGCATCACCGAAGGCCGCCGTGCCGAGGATGAGCGCCGCGACCAGGGTCACGGCGTACGACTCGAAGAGGTCGGCGGCCATGCCCGCGCAGTCGCCCACGTTGTCGCCCACGTTGTCGGCGATGGTCGCGGCGTTGCGCGGGTCGTCCTCGGGGATGCCCTGTTCCACCTTTCCGACGAGGTCGGCGCCGACGTCGGCCGCCTTGGTGAAGATGCCGCCGCCGACACGCATGAACATGGCAATAAGCGCGGCGCCGAGGCCGAAGCCCTCGAGCACCTTGGGGGCGTCGGCCGCGTAGACAAGAACCACACAGGAGGCACCGAGCAGGCCGAGGCCCACCGTGAACATGCCGACCACGCCTCCCGTACGGAAAGCGATCTTCATGGCCTTGTGTGCGACGGCCGTCAGATCCTTTTCCGGCTCTCCCTCCGCGGGTGTCGCTTCACGCGCGGCCGCGGCCACACGCACATTGCTTCTTACGGCAAGACGCATGCCGATGTATCCGGTGGCCGCCGAGAAGAGGGCGCCCACCAGGAAGAACACCGAACGCCCTGCCCGCTGCGACCAGTTGTCGGCCGGAAGCAGCAACAGCAGGAAGAACACCACGACGGCGAAGACGCCGAGCGTGCGCAACTGCCGTGCCAGATAGGCATTCGCGCCTTCCTGGACCGCGGCCGCGATCTTCTTCATGGAATCCGTGCCCTCGCCGGCGGCCAGCACCTGGCGCACCAGCAGCTGGGCGACGACCAGCGCCGCCAGCGCGACGGCCGCGATGACAAACACGATCAAACGGTTGTCGTCCGTGAGTACCGCGGCAGCGAGAGAAGTTGGGTGATCGATCAGCTCTGGGTTGAAGAGCCCCGCCATTCGTCCTCCTTGACGTTCAGAGCTCAAGATGTGGACGGATTGTAGGGAGCGGAACCTGATCAAAACAGGGCGCGGTAAATGTAATTGACCTTGACTTGCTACTCAGCAAATGATCGCGCCTCGAAACTCCCCCCGAAAGCGGTAATGGGGCAAAAGCATTGACGCTTGATCGACGATCTAGGAAATGCGACAGGGGTCCTGCTCAGCGGCGCCCCGCCCGCTGCGGAATGACTGAAGAATCAGAAGATCAATAGGCCGGTCGGGCGACAACGGAACGCCGGGCCCCCGATCGGCCGGACGGGTGAGGCCACGGCCGAACGTCCGAAGGACGCCGGTCGTCGTGGGCCGTGGAGGCGGTGGCGAGGGCGTCTCGGGGCCGGGGACGGGCCGGCCCGCTCCGGCGTGTCGTGGCACGGGGCGGGTCCGGCCGCCTCAGGGCAGGGTCAGGACGGTCGCCGCGGATTCGTAGCGGCGCAGGGACCGTCGGTGCCACCGGGACACCGCGGACGGACGGCACGCGCGACACGGCGCACGTGGGGGCATGCCGATGCCCGACCAGTCCGGCCCGCCGAGCAGGGGTGGGCCGGCAGTGCGATGCGGGCGATGCGGCACCTCGCCGTGGCAGGGCGAGGATCAACCTGATGCACGACGCCCACGCGGCGCAGGGGGACGGGGGCCCGCCCATCGGGGGCGTCAGCCGGAGAGGTCAGGTCCGTCAGAAGTCGGGCCCATCAAGCGCCACGGCCCCGGACAGGGCGGCGCAGAGCGCGAGGCAGGGGCACGGAGGGCCACACAGCCACATCACAGCAGCCGCGGACAAGGGGCAGGCTCCGTCCGGGCTTGGGGCCCGGAGGGGGCGTCAGGGGGTCAGCAGGCCCGACCCAGGCGCGGGTCAGTCGTGTCCAGCGCGTCGCCACCCGGGCACGGACGGCCACCGTCAGGACATCGCGGCACCCGGTGTCGCGGGCCAGCTCATCCGGATCACTCCGCCGTCGTCGGACGACGAGACCTCCACGTCGTCGACGAGGCCGCTGATGACAGCGAGGCCCATGTGATCCTCGCCCTCGTCCGAGTCCTCCTCCACCGCGGTGGCCCGCACGCCAGGGACGTCAGCGGCGCCGCCCACCGCGCTCGGGACCTCGTCGCCGACCTCGATGGAGAAAACCTTCTCCTCTTCGGACAGCACGACCCGGACGGGGGCGGTGATGCCATGACTGCGATGCAGCCCCACCGCGCGGCTGCATGCCTCGCCCACCGCGAGCCGGACCTCGTCCAGCACCGCCTCGTCGACCCCGGCCCGGCGAGCCACAGCAGCGGCCACAAGACGGGCCGTCCTGACATGCTCAGGCTGGGCGCTGAAGCGGAGCTCAACGGTGGCCATGCAAGATCCCCCTCGGACGTACGAGCGTGCACATCTGGGGCCCGGGCTGGATGCCCGGTCCCCCTTCCTGCTTCCGGCAGCCTCCGGCCGACGTCAGTCGGTCGCGGCGACGGCTTCGTCGACCGTGGTGTGGATGGGGAACACCTTGGTCAGGCCCGTGATCCGGAAGATCTTGAGAATGCGCTCCTGGTTGCAGACCAGGCGCAGCGAGCCTTCGTGCGCGCGGACGCGCTTGAGGCCACCCACAAGCACGCCGAGACCGGTGGAGTCGAGGAAATCCACGCCCTCCATATCGACAACCAGGTGGTAGCTGCCGTCGTTCACCAACTCGACCAACTGCTCGCGCAGCTTGGGCGCGGTATACACATCAATCTCGCCACCAACCTCGACAACCGTACGGTCGCCACCAGGGCCGGACACATTGCGAGTCGACAGGGACAGGTCCACGGATCCTCCAGCACCTTGCTATCGGGCGGCCGCCCTTCAGGTCTCCCCGACGGAGCCGGAGGACGATCGCCAGCCGCAATGGCATTCAATCACTTACCAGCAGCCATGCACGACGCCTTGGGACCATTGTCCGTCACGCCAGTGACACACTCGGTGCCGATGGCCAAGAATCACCGTCCCAGTCGGCCTCCCGAGAGCGGGACGACACGCCCCTCCCCCAGTACGGTCCTCGACCGGCTCGCCGCGGGAGCGAACCGGGCTGCGCGCATCACTCATACGGAGCACTTGCCCCCGCGACCGGGCAGGCATGCCGTCTGGCCCGACCGCATCCGCTCCGAAGTGATCAGCGCCATCCAGCAGGCCGGCGTCGAGCACCCGTGGGCCCACCAGGCCACCGCAGCCGAGCACGCCCTGGACGGCGAGTCGGTCGTGATCGCCACCGGCACCGCGTCCGGCAAGTCCCTGGCCTATCTCGCCCCTGTCCTCAGCACCCTCCTCGACGGGTCCGAGGCAGCCAACGGCCGGGGCGCCACCGCCCTGTATCTCGCTCCGACCAAGGCCCTCGCCGCCGATCAGTGCCGCGCCGTCAAGGAGCTGGCCGCCCCCCTCGGCAACCGCGTCCGCCCCGCCGTCTACGACGGCGACACGCCGGTCGAGGAACGCGAATGGGTGCGCCAGTACGCTACCTACGTCCTCACCAACCCGGACATGCTGCACCGCGGGATACTCCCTTCCCACCCCCGCTGGTCCTCCTTCCTGCGCTCCCTGCGCTATGTCGTCATCGACGAGTGCCACACCTACCGGGGCGTCTTCGGCTCCCATGTCGCCCAAGTGCTGCGCCGCCTGCGCCGCGTATGTGCCCGCTACGGCGCGAGCCCCGTCTTCCTGCTCGCCTCCGCCACCGCCGCGGAACCCTCGCGGGCGGCGGGCAGGCTCACCGGTCTGCCCGTCCAGGAGGTCGCCGACGACGCTTCACCCCGCGGCGAACTCGTCTTCGCCCTCTG encodes:
- a CDS encoding class I SAM-dependent methyltransferase, whose amino-acid sequence is MSTTRLPAPDHSPQLREALLAAAFTADGLLDLLGAPAYAALARSETVPALRATRGDSALETLVRLFLLQRPVPYERARAALPLEVCLADGWTVRDGDEIRATVDVRPYGGPEGQDWFIVSDLGCAVGGAGGASGQGEGVVLGVGGASTTLAGITVRTPVTAALDLGTGSGIQALHATQHATRVTATDLNPRALDFTRLTLALSGAQPADLREGSLFEPVGDDMYDLIVSNPPFVISPGARLTYRDGGMGGDDLCRTLVQQAGARLNDGGYAQFLANWQHMAGEDWQERLRSWVPRGCDAWIVQREVQDVTQYAELWLRDSGDHRADPAQYAARYDAWLDDFERRKTKAVGFGWITLRKSGSDQPSIVAEEWPHPVEQPLGPSVRAHFDRQDYLRTHDDADLLAGRFRLAPEVVQEQVGLPGAEDPEHVVLRQNRGMRRATKVDTVAAGFAGVCDGTLTAGRILDAIAQLIDEDPVLLRDRTPQALRLLVEEGFLEPAAP
- a CDS encoding small secreted protein, with amino-acid sequence MNKKLAAALSGGAVLVLALSGCTGDGDDKVDAWAKTFCDQAQPQFQKRAAAQQSIAATAADGKPADIQAADSKAFQDFAQVGKALAAAARDAGAPPIENGEQLQQDVAKEFDAAAKAYLELKKKVDALDAKDQQKFADGLAEVADGLKRIGRMDTAALDKLTKSEVGQAVAQQPGCKSVKTSSPAAGASSAPSPGKTEAAPSPSASRSGKASAKESPKASAKS
- a CDS encoding ATP-binding protein yields the protein MATVELRFSAQPEHVRTARLVAAAVARRAGVDEAVLDEVRLAVGEACSRAVGLHRSHGITAPVRVVLSEEEKVFSIEVGDEVPSAVGGAADVPGVRATAVEEDSDEGEDHMGLAVISGLVDDVEVSSSDDGGVIRMSWPATPGAAMS
- a CDS encoding STAS domain-containing protein — protein: MDLSLSTRNVSGPGGDRTVVEVGGEIDVYTAPKLREQLVELVNDGSYHLVVDMEGVDFLDSTGLGVLVGGLKRVRAHEGSLRLVCNQERILKIFRITGLTKVFPIHTTVDEAVAATD
- a CDS encoding sodium-translocating pyrophosphatase, with the protein product MAGLFNPELIDHPTSLAAAVLTDDNRLIVFVIAAVALAALVVAQLLVRQVLAAGEGTDSMKKIAAAVQEGANAYLARQLRTLGVFAVVVFFLLLLLPADNWSQRAGRSVFFLVGALFSAATGYIGMRLAVRSNVRVAAAAREATPAEGEPEKDLTAVAHKAMKIAFRTGGVVGMFTVGLGLLGASCVVLVYAADAPKVLEGFGLGAALIAMFMRVGGGIFTKAADVGADLVGKVEQGIPEDDPRNAATIADNVGDNVGDCAGMAADLFESYAVTLVAALILGTAAFGDAGLAFPLIVPAIGVVTAMIGIFAVAPRRADRSGMTAINRGFFISAAISLALVALAAFIYLPSSYAELDGVSDAAVRAHDGDPRIFALVAVAIGIVLAALIQQLTGYFTETNRRPVRDIGKSSLTGPATVVLAGISIGLESAVYTALLIGLGVYGAFLLGGTSIILALFAVALAGTGLLTTVGVIVAMDTFGPVSDNAQGIAEMSGDVTGAGAQVLTDLDAVGNTTKAITKGIAIATAVLAAAALFGSYRDAIATAAREVGEKVGDGAPMNLVMDISQPNNLVGLILGAAVVFLFSGLAINAVSRSAGAVVYEVRRQFREHPGIMDYSEKPEYGRVVDICTKDALRELTTPGLLAVLTPIAIGFSLGVGALGSFLAGAIGTGTLMAVFLANSGGAWDNAKKLVEDGHHGGKGSEAHAATVIGDTVGDPFKDTAGPAINPLLKVMNLVALLIAPAVVQFSYGDDASAGVRAVVAVVAILIIVGSVYVSKRRGIAVGDEGNSAERNAKSPDPAVVS